A genomic window from Chlorobium phaeobacteroides DSM 266 includes:
- a CDS encoding DUF3109 family protein, whose translation MSLVSIGRVLVEKEVLQAFFSCDLHQCKGSCCVEGELGAPLHPHEALRLEQISEEVVRMLPEKNIRYLRRHGSVEVYQGSHYTKTIENRECVFSCIENGITWCVLENAFRQGLIEFDKPISCRLFPIRVRKKYGLDYLVYEKLPMCSFARRKGRECGIKLVDYLSRGLVELYGDDWTGGLKTFADSSSDS comes from the coding sequence ATGTCGCTTGTTTCAATCGGTCGGGTTCTTGTAGAGAAAGAGGTGCTTCAGGCTTTTTTTTCCTGTGATCTTCATCAGTGTAAGGGAAGTTGTTGTGTTGAAGGCGAACTTGGTGCACCGCTTCATCCTCATGAAGCTCTCCGGCTTGAACAGATTTCGGAGGAAGTAGTTCGTATGCTTCCAGAGAAGAATATCCGTTATCTTCGCCGTCACGGTTCGGTTGAGGTTTATCAGGGATCGCATTATACCAAAACCATTGAAAACCGTGAGTGTGTTTTCAGTTGCATTGAAAATGGTATTACCTGGTGTGTTCTTGAAAATGCATTCCGTCAAGGTTTGATCGAATTTGATAAACCGATATCCTGTCGCTTGTTTCCGATAAGGGTGAGGAAAAAATACGGTTTGGACTATCTTGTTTATGAAAAACTTCCGATGTGTTCTTTTGCGCGCCGAAAAGGCCGGGAGTGCGGGATAAAACTTGTTGACTATCTTTCAAGGGGGCTTGTGGAGTTATACGGTGATGACTGGACAGGAGGTCTCAAAACCTTTGCTGATTCTTCTTCCGATTCGTAA